TCTAGGCTCTGGCGAAGTACGCTTATTCTCTCCTTCGTTTCGTGTTTTCTTATGTGGGGTATGTTATTTCTTCCTAGTTCAAAGATGTGGAGTGTTTGGCTAACTTGACTTCGGTACAGCGATCATCTTCATGGCACAATGGCATCCTCTTATCGCACCCAAGAGATCGGATATCCGACCTGATCGCGTACCGCAGTAAACACTTTTCCTGCGCTTGTGACTTTCGTTCTTGTGGACTTGGTTTTGAGCTAGCTAGCTGGTTAGGATGATGAATGGGATAATGGGACTTGTATAGCTACGTTTTTCATTGTTATAGCGGAACATCAAGGGTCACTTTCATGCTTCTATTACAGCTATGCAATGCAATCTATTATACGCAGGTTATCCAACTCCTACAGCTCCTAATATAACCCGTTGAACCGCCCATCGAGCCACTAATCCTGCAACCGCTAACGCGACAGCGCGCAGATATCCACATCCTAGTAAGATATACAATGCCTCAATGTTACTCAACAAGACCAGATGCGTATCCGCCGCCCCCAACGACAAAAGCGAACCAATCGAGTCCAAGAACAAAGCCAGATATTGATTCGCCGGCGCAGAAACCGGCATCATCGAGGCTATTTTGGCAATCCAGCTCTCGAATAACGGAGGCATTGGCCACGGAGCAGGTAATAACGAAGTAAGTGATGAAGTAGAAGGCGACAACGCAGACGTAGCCGCAGGGACTAGCGTCGCTATCGGTGTTGGGACACCCTGCTGTCGAGCTATAATCAGAGGCCGCGAGTGAATGTCTGCTGGACTTTGGGTGTAGGATTCCGAGGATGCGTTATTCCCGCCGCTGCCGTCTGGGCCCCAAATGACGAGGAGGATTGGGAAGAGCTTTGCGCAGCTGCTGACTAGGAGGGCGGTGCTGATGGCCGTCGGACTTGCGGGAGCTGGAGGCGGGAGAGGTTGGAGGTTCGTTATCGGGGCCGTGGAAGCTCGCCTTAAGGGTGGTGCGACAGGAGGGGGCGGTGGAAGGGGAGGAGTAAAGTTTCCGGAGGCACTGTTGGTGCGAACAAGAGATGGTGATGATACTGAGGCTGAATCATGTTGTGACAGTTTCGGTGGGCTTGCCGTCGGCGGATTCGCGGCGGTTGTATGTGCTTGTGCTTGCGGTGCCTTAGATTGGACACCGGAAGACGAGCAGGTCGATGGAGAGGGGTGAGACATAGAGGGTTGATCCGTCAAGGTGCCGCTATCCGCGCTCCCTCCACTGCTTTTACCACTATCAGCGGTAAGACGCCTGGGAACCAACACGGATGCCAACAGACGAACGGTGAGATGGTGCGCAAGCGTCGCGAGTGCATTAAGGGTGAGGAAAAAGAAGTATTGTATGATAATCGGAGTGTAGATGAGGAAACTAGAGGTCACGGATTGCGATTTCTCGATGCGCGCCCAGGTCAGGTAGACgtcgaagaggagaaggaggatacCAAGGCGAATTATGGAGCGCTAAATAACATGGGTCGTTAGTTTTGAATTGAAAAAAGGCAGAAGACCGCGACTTACATCGAATTGGTTGTCATCTCTTCCGAGCCGGTTGAAAAGGAGATGCCGGTACACCTGTCAAATCAGCCTACCACATTTCAGTCTTTAATTGGAGAGATAGTATACACACCTGCGGCTTGATCAAAACCAGGTCAATAAACAGAACGACAAAGTCATACTCGACATATTTGTCTGCAAAATGCTGGCAGCGCGGACATTGCGTCAGGCGCACGCCTTTGCCCAGCGATCGATCATCAGCACGGCTGTAGGTACTGTACAGGTGAGAAACCGGATAGGAGCATTCGATGCAGATGGGCATCGTGTTATTGGCGCATGGCTATCAGGACCACGGCACGGAGAGACTGTATGAACGAACGTACATTTACAGATTGTCGGAGTTGAAGCTCGTCCGAAGGCGGTGAAACATGTCAATATATTCAAGCAGCCCAGTCTTTAAATCTATGTTCGATATCCAAATTTATACAAGAAGAACTTAATCAATCACACCGGTATTATCTGCCCAGCTCGGCTCAATAGTGCGGCACACGGCCTCGTAATCCTGAAGCTTCTGCGCATCATCAGGCAGACCCGGAGTCGTCCAGAACATCGTCCAATTCGTATCCGCCAACTTCCACGTCCCACGAGACCGCTCAAAGTACCACTTATTGACCGGATTGTCCTTGCGACTGCGCCAGCAGACTCCATTGGGGAAGCATGTGCGCACCATCGCATTGAAAACCATGTCCGCCACACCACCTGCGCCTTGGCTACGCTTCAGGACGGCGAACTTGTCTAAGTACGGGACCATTCGTGCGCGGCTGGCTTCGCTGTCGTCGTCTGAGACGCCGGGAGGTGTTTCCCAGGTGAGAATGGCACCGCCTTCGTACTCGCCTGCGATGATTACGCCTGCTAGGCGTTCGTTGACTCGTTTCAGGTAGTCCTGGACGTCGAGTTTGCGGTTGAAGGAGTCTTCAATCAAGTGGACCAAACGAGGTAGGTCAATGCATGGATCGGTCAACCTGACGCGACCTTCTTTGTTGGAGGTCCACATTTGGACTCGCGGATCAGGCATGAGCGTCAGCGGCATGCCGCGTTTGACAAAGGTCGTGTGAGAGACAGGCGGGTTTAATGTTTTATTGCCGTCAAGGGCACTGCGCCGACTCATGGGCAGGGAAGACGAAAGCAATGGTTTGTCAGTGAGCAGATTGTGAATGAGCGGGTTTCGTTGTCGTCGCGTTCCCACGTTCGATACGTCCGAAGCGGCAGTTTGCGGCGTCCGAGCTGAGTTGGCTACATCTGTTGGCGACGAGATGATGCCGGAAGATGTGGCAGGCAACATGGAAAGTGCCTTTTGAGACAACCGGAGGTTTTCGATATGCCCATCGATCGCTTCTAGCCCAGGCTTTGCTTGGTTTATTTGATATGCTTGACCGTACGGCGTCGAGGCGACCTCCAAATTGACGAAGTCCGTGAGAGGGTTACTATCAGCAATGGAAGTTGCCCCCTCCTGGGTTTGTGCGGCTCCAGGTGCCAGTAATGACTGTCCCACCCGCAGCAGTTCATCTTCGatatcctcaacctcctgctCCATGTTGATGAAGACATGCGACGTCTGCGGTCCACTATAGGCCGGTATACCCCCCAGCGGATCCAATAGTATAACCCGGTCTAAGGATACTTCTTTCTGCAAGCTTCTGATCCTATTGGCAGTGACCAATGGATCCTCATCAGGATCATGAGGGTATGCCAGCCCTGCCAACTCCTTGGTCAGAGCAAGCACGGCGTCGTTTGCAGGAATGAAAACGGCCCGGGGCGTATCCATAGTATACCCGATTGGAGGCACAATCACAGTGTGTGCATCACGCAACGGATTCAGCAGCACCTTTCGTGAGAACACCGTGGGTTCTGTAGCAGTTGATGTAATGGAGAATACTGAGTCCAGCCGGACGGACTTGGAATCAGGCTGCGCATCAATCGCGCTGGAAATGCGATCAGCCTGCTCTATGGCAATTTTCCGCAGCACGTTGGGGTCATCTTTTGTCCCCGGGTCCACCACGACGCAGCAGGGCAATCCCAGACGGCTCAGCTGGGCTAGGGTTTTGGCGACACCATCGATAATGGAGGTCTCGAGGAGCTGAGGTGTTGTGATCTTGACCAAAGCCAGGTGAAGCTTTTCTTCCACTATATCTTGCGGTTGGGCCGCGGGAGTCGCATGCTGACGGAAGACGGGACTATCGTAGACGGATCTCGAGGCACCATAGAACGAGCCGCCGGAAGTTGACTGAGGGGTCAAAGCTGCTGCACTCACAGTCGCCTTCGAAAGCTCCGGTTCAGCTTTAAGTGTTGTAGGAGGATTGTAATCCGTCTTGGGTTGCTGCTTGATCCGCGCCAGGTACGATTTGGCTTCTCGCTTGGTCGAGGCCGAGCTCAACAAACTGAGAAAGAATTCCTATAGCGACAACCATTAGAACATGCCATACTTTGCCATACATGGCACAATAAAGGAGCTCGTACCCGATCGAGCAGCTTTTCCTTGGCCCGTCGGCCCAATCGATCGCTATTTTTACTATAGCTGGAAAAATCGGCGCTCTGGTGGACTGGCCGGTCAGCGCTGGAAGAAAAGGACCAACACCATGGACGAGGGAGGTGGTCGCGTTTAATAAATCGACTGTTCTGCTGCTGGAGCTAGTCAGTATACCCAAGTTCGATGCCATAAACAAGCATTGCGACGGATGGGGTGATATGTATCTACCTGGAGCAACGAAGACGGAGCGGAGCGCGGCCACTTTAGCGTGGAGGTGCTCATGTTTCATTATGGTCGCCCGAGAGAGGAGTTAATGCCAGAAGTAGATGCAtaggagagagaaagaagaagagaaaaaagagtcAATTGAGAAGTTGGAGAAAAGAAGCGTGGGAGTCAAATTGATGTGAGTCGATGTGGGATAATGACGCATTGCCGCTTTCGGCCGTTCGGCGCCGATCCCGCTCTAGATATCTCATTCATCTACTGCGACATAGATATCATACAGCTACAACCGGCTCTCCCCTGCGTCCGATGTCGACAGGATTCCATGGAGAATGCGATTCTCCTTGCTCTTCAGTCTCTCAAGCGTCACCTCGAATAACCGCGGAAGGCCGATATTGCTATACTCTGTACCCTCGACCAACATCCGTGCAACCCCCAGGGCTGACAGGAAAATCTGAGGCATCCCATGACCGTTGAACCCGGCAATAACTATTTGTCCAGGCTTCCCGGGTATAGGTCCGATGTGTGGCAGGAGATCCGTTGTATATCCCATGACTATATCCTCGGTTAGAACTATATATCCGCCAAGCGGACAAGAGAGTTGCGAGAACATACTTCCCGTCCAGACACGATCAGTATACGCCCCCGTATCCTCCCACCCATGAAAATGCCGTTGCATGTAATCGTCAAAGTACCGGGCCGCCGAATCAATCAACCTGCTGTCATCTGTAACGTTGTACCAGTTACCCGGTTCACGCAGATACATTGACCGTCCCCCTCCGACGACAATACTTCCATCCGGTCTTGGAATCAAGTAGTCATAATCCCAGTTATTGAACCGTAATGTGTACGAGCTGTCCAACGGCTTTGTGGGCGGGTTGGGAACAACGATACGACTGCAGATGCCTCGCACCGGAATGATGTGATTCTGGAACTCCGGGGCTAGGGCTGACGTGTAAGCGTTGCAGGCGTACAC
This region of Aspergillus chevalieri M1 DNA, chromosome 4, nearly complete sequence genomic DNA includes:
- the VMA9 gene encoding H(+)-transporting V0 sector ATPase subunit e (COG:C;~EggNog:ENOG410PRUE;~InterPro:IPR008389;~PFAM:PF05493;~TransMembrane:2 (o6-25i37-57o);~go_component: GO:0033179 - proton-transporting V-type ATPase, V0 domain [Evidence IEA];~go_function: GO:0015078 - proton transmembrane transporter activity [Evidence IEA];~go_process: GO:1902600 - proton transmembrane transport [Evidence IEA]), translating into MASGASLIIGLIIVVLASIVAWVFSPKGDNQTLWRSTLILSFVSCFLMWAIIFMAQWHPLIAPKRSDIRPDRVPQ
- the ARV1 gene encoding sterol homeostasis protein ARV1 (COG:S;~EggNog:ENOG410PM1R;~InterPro:IPR007290;~PFAM:PF04161;~TransMembrane:4 (i84-103o115-136i386-403o415-437i);~go_process: GO:0032366 - intracellular sterol transport [Evidence IEA]), with the translated sequence MPICIECSYPVSHLYSTYSRADDRSLGKGVRLTQCPRCQHFADKYVEYDFVVLFIDLVLIKPQVYRHLLFNRLGRDDNQFDRSIIRLGILLLLFDVYLTWARIEKSQSVTSSFLIYTPIIIQYFFFLTLNALATLAHHLTVRLLASVLVPRRLTADSGKSSGGSADSGTLTDQPSMSHPSPSTCSSSGVQSKAPQAQAHTTAANPPTASPPKLSQHDSASVSSPSLVRTNSASGNFTPPLPPPPPVAPPLRRASTAPITNLQPLPPPAPASPTAISTALLVSSCAKLFPILLVIWGPDGSGGNNASSESYTQSPADIHSRPLIIARQQGVPTPIATLVPAATSALSPSTSSLTSLLPAPWPMPPLFESWIAKIASMMPVSAPANQYLALFLDSIGSLLSLGAADTHLVLLSNIEALYILLGCGYLRAVALAVAGLVARWAVQRVILGAVGVG
- the arg2 gene encoding acetyl-CoA:L-glutamate N-acetyltransferase (BUSCO:EOG09261BP0;~COG:E;~EggNog:ENOG410QE95;~InterPro:IPR006855,IPR011190;~PFAM:PF04768;~go_function: GO:0004042 - acetyl-CoA:L-glutamate N-acetyltransferase activity [Evidence IEA]) — encoded protein: MSTSTLKWPRSAPSSLLQQNSRFIKRDHLPRPWCWSFSSSADRPVHQSADFSSYSKNSDRLGRRAKEKLLDREFFLSLLSSASTKREAKSYLARIKQQPKTDYNPPTTLKAEPELSKATVSAAALTPQSTSGGSFYGASRSVYDSPVFRQHATPAAQPQDIVEEKLHLALVKITTPQLLETSIIDGVAKTLAQLSRLGLPCCVVVDPGTKDDPNVLRKIAIEQADRISSAIDAQPDSKSVRLDSVFSITSTATEPTVFSRKVLLNPLRDAHTVIVPPIGYTMDTPRAVFIPANDAVLALTKELAGLAYPHDPDEDPLVTANRIRSLQKEVSLDRVILLDPLGGIPAYSGPQTSHVFINMEQEVEDIEDELLRVGQSLLAPGAAQTQEGATSIADSNPLTDFVNLEVASTPYGQAYQINQAKPGLEAIDGHIENLRLSQKALSMLPATSSGIISSPTDVANSARTPQTAASDVSNVGTRRQRNPLIHNLLTDKPLLSSSLPMSRRSALDGNKTLNPPVSHTTFVKRGMPLTLMPDPRVQMWTSNKEGRVRLTDPCIDLPRLVHLIEDSFNRKLDVQDYLKRVNERLAGVIIAGEYEGGAILTWETPPGVSDDDSEASRARMVPYLDKFAVLKRSQGAGGVADMVFNAMVRTCFPNGVCWRSRKDNPVNKWYFERSRGTWKLADTNWTMFWTTPGLPDDAQKLQDYEAVCRTIEPSWADNTGVID